The window GCGAGACCCGTGAGGACGGCGCATACACCCTCTCGGAGGCCGAGTGTCTGGCGTCGTGCGGAACCGCCCCGATGTTCCAGGTCAGCTACTCCGATGGCGAGATCGAATACTTCGAGAACCTCGACGATCAGGCGCGAGTCAACCAGGTGATCGAGCAGCTCAACGCGCGGCTCGCCAGCCTGCCCGATCCTCGTAAGATGCACTGAGCCGCCCGACTGCTTTGCAGCCACCGGCACTGAGAAGGTGCTCGCCGCCAACCTCCAAAGGTCACCCGCGAGCCTGAAGGGAAGAGACGTCATGATGCAGGAAAAGTACCTCAGCCGTAATTTCGATATCCCCAATGCGCACACCCTGGAGGTCTTTGAGGCCAACGGGGGCTATCAGGCGATGCGCAAGGCCTTTAAAATGGATGGGGAGACGATCATTGAGGAGGTGAAGACCTCCAACCTGCGTGGTCGTGGTGGCGCCGGCTTCCCCTGCGGCATCAAGTGGAGTTTTCTTCCCAAAGAGAGCGATCTTCCCAAGTACCTGGTGATCAACGCTGATGAGGGCGAGCCGGGCACCTTCAAGGATCGCTACCTGATGGAGCTCGACCCGCACCGCCACATTGAGGGCTGCATCATCGCGGCGTGGGCGTTGGGGATTCGCTACGGTTATATCTTTGTGCGTGGCGAGCTTCAGAGCGCGATTCGTCGCCTGGAGGGCGCGATCAAGGAGGCCTACGCCAAGGGATACCTCGGTGAGAATATCCTGGGCACCGGCTTTGATTTTGACCTCTACGTGCATCCGGGCGCAGGTGCCTATATCTGCGGTGAGGAGACCGGGCTTATCGAAGCGCTCGAAGGTAAGAGCGGGCAACCGCGTATGAAGCCGCCGTTTCCTGCGGTCGTCGGCGCCTTCCAGGCTCCGACCATCGTGAATAACGTCGAGACGATCTCCTCGATCCCCTGGATCATCGAGAAGGGCGGGGAGTGGTTCGCGTCGATGGGCGTTGAGAAGAACGGTGGACCCAAGCTCTACGGCGTGTCCGGACCGGTGGTGCGTCCCGGTGTCTACGAGGCGCCCTCGGGCGTGACCGTGCGCGAACTTCTGGAAGATTACGCCGGCGGCATGCTCCCGGGGCATGAACTCAAAGCCTTCATTCCCGGTGGATCCTCCTGCGCGGTGATGACTCCCGATAAGCTCGACTCGCAGATGGGGTTTGAGACGATGCGTGAGGCGGGCAGCTCGATGGGCACGGCCTGCATCACGTTCATGGACACCGACACCTGCATGGTGCGCCTGGCAGCACGCCTGGCGCACTTCTACCACCACGAGTCCTGCGGTCAGTGCACGCCCTGCCGCGAAGGCAGCGGCTGGGTGGCCAAGGTTCTCGATGAGATCGAGGCAGGTCGTGGGCGCATGGAAGATCTCGATCTTCTGCTGGATATGTGCGGCAACATCGAAGGGAACACCATCTGTGCGCTTGGCGACTCCATCGCCATCCCTGTTCGCAGCTATGTGCAGGTGTTCCGCGAAGAATTCGAACGCCACATTAAAGAGGGGTGCTGCTCGTTCCCCGCCTGGTCGAAGCGCCGCAAGGGCTCCAGCGAAGCGGCCTAATTTACACCCTTCCGCGCACTGTCTGGGGCTTTGACCTCGTTGAGAAAGTGCGCTATCAGACCTTCGCCTGCACCGGCCTTCAGAATGAAGGTCGGCTTCGGCAGGCTCTGCCAATGCTTCGAAGTTGGCCGCAGCGGGCGTACGCGTCCCGGCCTCTCGCGTGGAGTGTTTCAATGGGTTTTTGGGAACCCCTGTTCTTCTGGATGTTTGCGCTGGGGGCGCTGATCACAAGCCTTACTGTGATTTTGGTGCGTAACCCCCTGTACAGCGCGCTGGCGCTGATCGTGGACTTTTTCTTCTTTGCTGGCCTCTACGTGCTGCTCTCGGCCCACTTCCTGGCGATCGTTCAGGTGTTGGTCTACGGCGGTGCGATCATGGTGCTCTTCCTCTTTATCATCATGCTCTTAAACCTGCGTGATGAAGAGCTGGGCGAGAACCGCTTCCAGCTGCATTTTGTGGCGGCAATTGCCAGCGGTCTTGCGATCTTCTTCTTTGCAGGGGCGTCCATTCTGGCCGTCGTCAGCAGCGAAGATGTCGAACAGGGTCGTCAGGAATACGCCCAGCAGGTGGAGGGGGCCGAAGAGGGTGAGCAGGTCGCACTGCTGACGCGCTCGGCGATCCCGGGCCTTGCCGCAGACCTCAATGAAGTCGGTCTGGAGGCTGCCTACCAGGCGCAGCTGACGGCGTGGGAGGCAGGTCAGGGCAATCCCGCTCAGGGCAAATACAACCGCTTCGACAAGAGCGTCCCCTTTGAGCTTCCTCCTGCGCTCAGTGCGGAAGCGCGTCAGGGGCAGGTGACCCCCGGTCGTCAGGGGCTCTACGGTACGTTTAAGCCGATCAGCATCGCTCTTGTGAATCGCTTTGTGGTGCCCTTCGAGTTGACCGCGATTCTTCTTCTGGCCGCCATCATTGGCGCCATGATCATCGCTAAACGACGCGTCGGTTAATCGACGCTTATGCGCAACCCGGGCCGACCTCTTTGAAGGCGGCTTATGAGTAACCGGTTGCACGTCTTTGTGGATGGAGTGTGGGCATGTCCTGGGAACCAACCCTCGCACATTATTTGATCCTCTCGGCGGCGATCTTCTCGATCGGGATGATCGGGGTGATGGTGCGTCGTAACGCGATCATCCTTTTTATGAGCATCGAGTTGATGCTCAACGCGGTGAACCTGACTTTCATCGCCTTTAGCCGCTACCGCATCGACATGGACGGGCACATCTTTGCCTTCTTTGTCATGGCGGTTGCGGCGGCCGAGGCGGCCGTTGCCCTGGCCATCGTGCTGCATGTCTTCCGGCATAAGCGCAGCGTGAACGTCGACGAAATGCAGCAGCTTCAGTACTAGGACACGGGCCGCATGATGGATGGGCAGCTCCCCTCGATGTGAATGCAGGGGAGGGCCGCAGGTGCGACTCCCTGGCGATAGAATAGGCGATCATGGAACCGCTTTACTCCGATAGTTTTTACTTCCTTGGCCTGATTGTGCTGATGCCTCTGCTCGGCGCGATCATCAACGGCCTTTTTGGCGCGAAGCTCCCCAAGAACCTGGTCAACTGGGTGGCCTGTGGGGCGATGGCGCTCTCCTTCGCGTTTGCGCTGGTGAGCTTCCAGGCTCTGGTGAATCAGGGCAATGGTGAGGAGGTGGGGCATCTAAGCTACACCGCCTTCCAGTGGATCTTCAGCGGCAGTCTCAGCGCGGAGATCGCGTTTCTCTTCGATCCCCTCTCGGCGGTGCTGGTGCTGATCATCACCGGCGTGGGTCTGCTGATTCACATCTACTCGACCGGCTACATGGCCGAGGACCCGTCGAAGTGGCGCTACTTCGCCTACCTCAACCTGTTTGTGTTTGCGATGCTGCTGCTTGCCCTGGGCAAGAACATGCTCGTGACCTTCATCGGTTGGGAAGGCGTGGGGATGGCCAGCTACCTGCTGATCGGATTCTGGTACAGCGACGCTGATAAGGCCGCCGCAGGTCAGAAGGCCTTTATCGTCAACCGTGTTGGCGACTTCTTCTTCCTGCTGGGGATGTTCATCCTCTTCTTCACCGCGGGCACCTGGGATTACCTGGAGCTCGAGCAGCTGGCCACGAACACGGCCACCGCCGCTGTTCTTTTGCCGGTCGCACTTCCGGTGGGCGTGCTGATCTTCCTGGGCTGCACCGGGAAGAGCGCGCAGATTCCTCTCTACGTCTGGCTTCCTGACGCGATGGCCGGCCCGACGCCTGTCAGCGCGCTGATTCACGCCGCGACCATGGTCACCGCCGGTGTGTTCTTGCTCTCGCGCATCAACTGGATCTTTACGCTCGACCCCAACCTGATGGCCATCGTCGCCGTGGTGGGGGCACTGACTGCGCTGATGGCCGCGACGATCGCGATCGTTCAGACCGACATCAAGAAGGTGCTGGCGTACTCCACCGTGTCGCAGCTGGGCTTTATGTTCATGGCCGTGGGCGTGGGCTCGTTCACCGCGGCGGTCTTCCACCTGATGACCCACGCCTTCTTCAAGGCGTTGCTCTTCCTTGCGGCCGGTAGCGTGATTCACGGCATGCACCACGAGCAGGACATGCGCAAGATGGGCGGGCTCAGAAAGTACATGCCCTGGACCCACGCCGCCTTCCTTATCGGGACGCTGGCGATCGCCGGGGTGCCTTTCTTTGCCGGCTTCTACTCCAAGGACTTCATCCTGTGGAGCGCACTCTCCAACGTGCATGTGCTCAACGTCGTCGGTGTGTTGGAGACGGCCCAGATGGAGATGTTCACCACCACGCTTGCTCCGGCGGTTGTGGCCGCCGATGGCCACGCGCTCGAAGTCCTCGGTGGTGCGCTCTTTATCAACTGGTTCGTCTTCATCGTCGGTGTTCTCACCGCCGGTCTGACCGCTTTCTACATGTTCCGCGCCTACTTCATGACCTTCCATGGTGAGTGCCGCGCCGACGAAGAAACCAAGAGCCACATCCACGAGTCGCCCTCGGCGATGCTGGTGGCGTTGCTGGTGCTGGCCTTCCTCTCGGTGGTCGGTGGCTACATCGGGTGGCCGCACTTTATCGCTGCGGCCTTCCCCGCAGGGCTCAAGGTCTACGCGCTGGGTCTGGAGAACTGGCTCTCCGAGGTCTTCGTCGTCTCCGATACCTACCGGGTGCTCGGCCGCTTCGGGGAGCATCCCTACCTGGCCGAGGGCCTGGCCGCAGCGACCAGCGTGATCGTTGCCGGCGCGGGCATTGGTCTGGCGTACTTGATGTACGTCAAGCGCACCGACCTTCCGGGCGTGATCTACGCTCGCGCGACCAAACTTCATTACGTGCTGTCCAACAAGTACTTCGTCGATGAGGGCTACTTCGCGGCATTTGTTCGCCCGACGCTGCTTATCGGTAAGGTGATGACCTGGTTCGATAAGAACATCATCGCCGGCCTGCTTGTGGGTGGTGCGGCCTTTATGACCCAGAACCTGGGTCGGATCTTGCGCAACCTGCAGAGCGGTAATGTGCAGCGCTATGCGACCTACATCAGCCTTGCGCTGGCGCTTGTCGTCCTGGCGATCTTCTACCCGGGCTGCCTCGCTTAAAGGCAGCAGACGTTGGGACGTTCGAGGTAACCCTTAAGGCGCGCGTGTCGCAGAGGTTGCAACACGCGTGAACCGAGCACTGGATTAGGACCGATGGTTCAATTGACGAACATCTTTGGTGCCCTGGTGGGCAACCCGCTTCTGGCACAGGCCGCCGCGGTCAGTGAGGGGGGCATCCCCTGGCTGACCTTGACGACCTTCGGGCCGCTTCTGGGGATTCTGGCGCTACTCTTGATCCCGCGCGAACAGGTGCAGGTGCTACGTAACGTGGCTCTGCTTACCTCGCTGGGGGTCTTCGCGGTGAGCATCGGCATTCTCGTGCTTTTCGACCCCTCGTTGCCGATGGCTGCTGGCGAAGCGTTTACCTTCCAGCTGACCGAAGGGCCCTACGAGTGGATTCCCTCGCTGGGGGTGAGCTACGCGCTGGGAGTTGATGGCTTCAGCTACTGGCTGGTCATGTTGACCACCTTCCTGATGCCCCTGGCGATCTGGTCGACCTACTCGTCGGTGCACGAGAACGTCAAAGAATACATGATCTGCCTGCTCTTCCTGGAGGTGGGGATGATCGGTGCGCTTGTCGCCACCGACGTCTTTCTCTTCTACATCTTCTGGGAAGTGATGCTCATCCCGATGTACTTCATCATCGGCGTGTGGGGTGGGGCGGATCGCGTGAAAGCGGCGGCGACCTTCTTCATCTACACGATGCTGGGCTCGATCCTGATGCTGCTGGCCATCATGTACGTCTACTTCCAGGCGGGCGTGCAGACCGGGACCTTCTCCTTCCTGTACACCGACATTCTGGCGGCGGACTTCAGCGCTACCGAGCAGTTCTGGCTCTTTGCGGCGTTCTTCCTGGCCTTTGCAATCAAGGTGCCTCTCTTCCCTTTCCACACCTGGCTGCCTCTCGCGCACG of the Lujinxingia sediminis genome contains:
- the nuoF gene encoding NADH-quinone oxidoreductase subunit NuoF, which translates into the protein MQEKYLSRNFDIPNAHTLEVFEANGGYQAMRKAFKMDGETIIEEVKTSNLRGRGGAGFPCGIKWSFLPKESDLPKYLVINADEGEPGTFKDRYLMELDPHRHIEGCIIAAWALGIRYGYIFVRGELQSAIRRLEGAIKEAYAKGYLGENILGTGFDFDLYVHPGAGAYICGEETGLIEALEGKSGQPRMKPPFPAVVGAFQAPTIVNNVETISSIPWIIEKGGEWFASMGVEKNGGPKLYGVSGPVVRPGVYEAPSGVTVRELLEDYAGGMLPGHELKAFIPGGSSCAVMTPDKLDSQMGFETMREAGSSMGTACITFMDTDTCMVRLAARLAHFYHHESCGQCTPCREGSGWVAKVLDEIEAGRGRMEDLDLLLDMCGNIEGNTICALGDSIAIPVRSYVQVFREEFERHIKEGCCSFPAWSKRRKGSSEAA
- a CDS encoding NADH-quinone oxidoreductase subunit J family protein translates to MGFWEPLFFWMFALGALITSLTVILVRNPLYSALALIVDFFFFAGLYVLLSAHFLAIVQVLVYGGAIMVLFLFIIMLLNLRDEELGENRFQLHFVAAIASGLAIFFFAGASILAVVSSEDVEQGRQEYAQQVEGAEEGEQVALLTRSAIPGLAADLNEVGLEAAYQAQLTAWEAGQGNPAQGKYNRFDKSVPFELPPALSAEARQGQVTPGRQGLYGTFKPISIALVNRFVVPFELTAILLLAAIIGAMIIAKRRVG
- the nuoK gene encoding NADH-quinone oxidoreductase subunit NuoK; protein product: MSWEPTLAHYLILSAAIFSIGMIGVMVRRNAIILFMSIELMLNAVNLTFIAFSRYRIDMDGHIFAFFVMAVAAAEAAVALAIVLHVFRHKRSVNVDEMQQLQY
- the nuoL gene encoding NADH-quinone oxidoreductase subunit L; the protein is MEPLYSDSFYFLGLIVLMPLLGAIINGLFGAKLPKNLVNWVACGAMALSFAFALVSFQALVNQGNGEEVGHLSYTAFQWIFSGSLSAEIAFLFDPLSAVLVLIITGVGLLIHIYSTGYMAEDPSKWRYFAYLNLFVFAMLLLALGKNMLVTFIGWEGVGMASYLLIGFWYSDADKAAAGQKAFIVNRVGDFFFLLGMFILFFTAGTWDYLELEQLATNTATAAVLLPVALPVGVLIFLGCTGKSAQIPLYVWLPDAMAGPTPVSALIHAATMVTAGVFLLSRINWIFTLDPNLMAIVAVVGALTALMAATIAIVQTDIKKVLAYSTVSQLGFMFMAVGVGSFTAAVFHLMTHAFFKALLFLAAGSVIHGMHHEQDMRKMGGLRKYMPWTHAAFLIGTLAIAGVPFFAGFYSKDFILWSALSNVHVLNVVGVLETAQMEMFTTTLAPAVVAADGHALEVLGGALFINWFVFIVGVLTAGLTAFYMFRAYFMTFHGECRADEETKSHIHESPSAMLVALLVLAFLSVVGGYIGWPHFIAAAFPAGLKVYALGLENWLSEVFVVSDTYRVLGRFGEHPYLAEGLAAATSVIVAGAGIGLAYLMYVKRTDLPGVIYARATKLHYVLSNKYFVDEGYFAAFVRPTLLIGKVMTWFDKNIIAGLLVGGAAFMTQNLGRILRNLQSGNVQRYATYISLALALVVLAIFYPGCLA